From Diadema setosum chromosome 5, eeDiaSeto1, whole genome shotgun sequence, the proteins below share one genomic window:
- the LOC140228436 gene encoding NAD-dependent protein deacetylase sirtuin-1-like, translating into MAEKRPQAHIEEDSSPHKRTCIGRGGDEDIEQRHDEQESPPDVPKTGAQPVEDQVFVGPASCGSTASSSGSSDSSSSDAQGDGDSSSGDSLPESLDMGLGDVQPELLSGPMGWLQQQMLNGVDPRRILMRIIPHNMIIPEDTSVFEMWSAIAEYLRSFEEPPPRPKLEQYNTFQDAIQLLQSCKNILLLTGAGVSVSCGIPDFRSRDGVYARLAVDFPDLPNPQAMFAINYFQKDPRPFFKFAKELFPGQFKPSTSHQFISQLERHQKLLRNYTQNIDTLEQAAGITRVVQCHGSFATATCTRCGHKVDSEVIREDVFNQVVPICPLCGPDTEEMAILKPDIVFFGEGLPKDFYEKLDDDKDEADLLIVIGSSLKVKPVATIPSLLPKNVPQILINREPLPHMTFDIELLGDCDVIINELLHCLGKGWDHVCHSEQRLKETQDMPDMPSKAGRPEEEAPPQKDDRLSPPQEQTALPSSVETGHSNDCEREDTSSSTDSGRVPEVEKLPKGEVELSRNEHKNIPAGSTECENSHSEMESDQTGVEMAEEHRGEVQSVKDDQVSPEDGSGPSASTSEGPKRESIATYLKASSYLFIPPCRYVFHGAEVYMPSDDSDVGDDDLHNAVESDLHKDLFDDDLHDACRNVFRSDSESEPLHSDENNLSNSSGNDLHMRENGFDISDKNMQSNGESVFQGPFENGSPSNSPDRPTPPRVTENSSCSDTLFHEENA; encoded by the exons ATGGCTGAAAAACGTCCACAAGCACACATCGAAGAAGACAGTAGTCCTCACAAGAGGACATGTATCGGACGAGGGGGCGATGAGGACATAGAGCAACGTCATGATGAACAGGAGTCGCCGCCCGACGTGCCGAAAACGG GTGCCCAACCTGTGGAGGACCAGGTATTTGTAGGGCCAGCGAGCTGTGGTTCAACAGCATCCTCCAGTGGGAGCTCAGACTCTAGCAGTAGTGATGCCCAGGGAGATGGAGACTCCAGCAGTGGGGACAGCCTTCCAGAGAGCCTAGACATGGGACTGGGTGATGTCCAACCAGAGCTGCTCTCAG GGCCAATGGGATGGCTGCAGCAACAGATGCTGAATGGTGTGGATCCGCGCCGAATCTTGATGCGCATCATTCCACATAACATGATCATCCCGGAGGACACGAGCGTCTTTGAGATGTGGTCGGCCATCGCCGAGTACCTCCGCTCCTTTGAGGAGCCCCCTCCCAGACCGAAGCTGGAGCAGTACAACACATTCCAGGATGCCATTCAGCTCCTCCAAAGCTGCAAGAACATATTACTTCTGACAGGGGCAGGG gTGTCTGTGTCCTGTGGCATTCCAGACTTCCGGTCACGTGATGGAGTGTACGCTCGCCTGGCAGTGGACTTTCCAGACCTTCCTAATCCACAAGCAATGTTTGCAATCAACTACTTCCAAAAAGACCCGAGGCCATTCTTCAAGTTTGCTAAA GAGCTCTTTCCAGGTCAGTTCAAGCCCTCCACCAGTCATCAATTCATCTCCCAGCTGGAGCGGCACCAAAAGTTGCTGAGGAACTACACCCAGAACATTGATACTCTGGAACAGGCAGCAGGCATTACTAGAGTGGTTCAGTGTCATG GTTCCTTTGCAACGGCCACCTGCACACGATGTGGCCACAAGGTGGATTCAGAAGTGATCAGGGAAGACGTCTTCAACCAG GTGGTGCCGATCTGCCCCCTCTGTGGTCCTGACACGGAAGAGATGGCAATCCTCAAGCCCGACATCGTCTTCTTCGGCGAGGGTCTCCCCAAGGATTTCTATGAAAAGCTTGACGACGACAAGGACGAGGCAGACCTACTCATCGTCATCGGATCCTCGCTGAAAGTCAAACCTGTTGCCACCATCCCAA GTCTCCTGCCCAAGAACGTTCCCCAGATCCTCATCAATCGCGAGCCCTTGCCccatatgacctttgacattgagCTCCTTGGGGATTGTGATGTCATCATCAATGAACTCCTCCACTGCCTGGGCAAGGGATGGGACCACGTCTGCCACTCTGAACAGAGACTGAAGGAGACTCAGGATATGCCAGACATGCCCAGCAAGGCAGGCAGGCCGGAGGAAGAGGCACCGCCCCAAAAAGATGACAGGCTAAGTCCTCCGCAAGAACAAACAGCTCTTCCCTCATCAGTGGAGACTGGGCATTCTAACGATTGTGAGCGTGAGGACACAAGTTCCAGCACAGATAGTGGGAGAGTGCCTGAAGTAGAGAAACTGCCCAAAGGCGAAGTTGAATTATCCCGTAACGAACACAAGAATATCCCTGCAGGATCAACTGAGTGTGAAAACTCTCACAGTG AGATGGAAAGTGATCAAACTGGTGTGGAAATGGCTGAGGAACACCGAGGAGAGGTGCAATCTGTGAAAGACGACCAGGTGTCCCCAGAAGACGGGTCAGGGCCGTCAGCATCAACATCTGAGGGACCCAAGAGGGAAAGCATTGCGACCTACCTGAAGG caTCATCTTACCTGTTCATCCCACCCTGCCGATATGTCTTCCATGGGGCTGAGGTGTACATGCCGAGTGACGACAGCGATGTCGGGGATGATGACCTGCACAACGCGGTGGAGAGCGACCTACATAAGGATTTATTTGACGATGACCTTCACGATGCATGCAGGAATGTCTTTCGCTCGGACAGCGAAAGTGAACCACTTCACAGCGACGAAAATAATCTCTCCAACAGCTCGGGGAATGACCTGCACATGAGGGAGAATGGCTTTGACATCAGTGACAAGAACATGCAGAGCAACGGCGAAAGTGTCTTTCAGGGCCCATTCGAAAATGGCTCCCCGTCCAACTCGCCAGACAGACCCACACCACCTCGTGTGACCGAAAACAGCAGCTGCAGTGATACCTTATTTCACGAGGAGAACGCGTGA